One part of the Arthrobacter tumbae genome encodes these proteins:
- a CDS encoding MaoC family dehydratase, producing MAITLTDLEVGQEIGRSSIDVTRLDLVKYAGASGDFNPIHWNESFARGVDLPGVIAHGMFTMGSAVQAVTDWIGDPAAVIDYQTRFTRPVVVDDTTAQPGNAGAVIEVVGVVGALDADNSTARIDLTVSAGGQKVLVKAQAVVRIW from the coding sequence ATGGCAATCACGCTGACGGATCTCGAGGTGGGCCAGGAAATCGGCCGCTCCTCGATCGACGTCACCCGGCTGGACCTGGTGAAGTACGCAGGCGCATCCGGGGACTTCAACCCAATCCACTGGAACGAATCCTTTGCGCGCGGAGTGGACCTGCCCGGAGTCATCGCCCATGGCATGTTCACCATGGGTTCGGCGGTTCAGGCCGTGACCGACTGGATCGGTGACCCGGCCGCCGTTATCGACTACCAGACCCGCTTCACCCGTCCGGTGGTTGTTGACGACACCACTGCGCAGCCGGGCAACGCCGGAGCGGTCATCGAGGTTGTCGGAGTTGTCGGGGCGCTGGATGCGGACAATTCGACTGCCCGCATCGACCTGACCGTCTCCGCCGGGGGACAGAAGGTGCTCGTCAAGGCACAGGCAGTGGTGCGGATCTGGTGA
- a CDS encoding ABC transporter ATP-binding protein, with amino-acid sequence MGGDMFNVSTALTLNGVSRRYGAVPAATSLDLTVAPGEMLTVIGPSGCGKSTMLRMIAGLERPDSGTITIAGDVVADRRTFREPERRRVGLVFQDHALFPNLTVAKNVAFGLNRLSVPERRKRVAEVLELVRLDHLSARYPHELSGGEQQRVAVARALAPRPAVVLLDEPFSSLDETLRARVRADIVAVLQETGTTSLLVTHDQTEALSVGDRVVVMRDGVIEQADTPEKVFEQPATRFVASFMGDADFLPANVHNALLTCEIGVVSTVPGWANCDVNVDVVLRPHEVALAPDPGASARVVSLEYRGAFVLHSVRLASGRTLRSWQPHHVRYAPGTAVTVTVASGTSPTLLVDDRAVTEPPIGLAGRAAQTPEPFPIPTSR; translated from the coding sequence ATGGGCGGTGACATGTTCAACGTCAGCACCGCGCTGACCCTCAACGGTGTGAGCCGGCGTTACGGTGCCGTACCGGCCGCTACCTCCCTCGACCTGACAGTAGCCCCCGGTGAGATGCTCACCGTGATCGGGCCGTCGGGTTGCGGAAAATCAACGATGCTGCGCATGATCGCCGGCCTGGAACGGCCTGACTCCGGAACAATCACGATCGCCGGCGACGTTGTCGCGGACCGGCGGACCTTCCGGGAACCTGAACGCCGCCGCGTGGGTCTGGTGTTCCAGGACCACGCGCTGTTTCCCAACCTCACGGTCGCTAAGAACGTCGCCTTCGGGCTGAACAGGCTGTCCGTCCCCGAACGGCGCAAGCGCGTAGCCGAGGTGTTGGAACTGGTCCGCCTCGATCATCTTTCCGCCCGCTATCCGCATGAGTTGTCAGGCGGGGAACAGCAGCGGGTGGCGGTGGCGCGCGCCCTGGCGCCCCGCCCCGCCGTCGTGCTGCTGGACGAACCATTCTCCAGTCTGGATGAGACACTCCGGGCGCGGGTACGTGCGGACATCGTAGCGGTGCTGCAGGAGACGGGAACCACCAGCCTGTTGGTGACGCATGACCAGACGGAAGCGCTGTCCGTGGGAGACCGGGTTGTTGTCATGCGCGACGGCGTGATTGAACAGGCTGACACACCGGAGAAGGTGTTCGAGCAGCCCGCCACACGCTTTGTGGCCTCCTTCATGGGCGATGCCGACTTCCTTCCGGCGAACGTCCACAATGCACTGCTGACCTGCGAGATCGGTGTTGTCTCGACCGTACCGGGGTGGGCGAACTGCGACGTGAACGTTGACGTCGTTCTGCGCCCGCATGAAGTGGCGCTCGCCCCCGATCCGGGTGCATCCGCGCGCGTTGTTTCGCTGGAGTACCGGGGGGCCTTCGTTTTGCACTCTGTCCGTCTGGCATCGGGCCGCACGCTGCGGTCCTGGCAGCCGCACCATGTGCGGTACGCCCCGGGTACCGCGGTCACCGTGACTGTCGCGTCCGGGACCTCGCCGACACTGCTGGTGGATGACCGGGCGGTCACCGAGCCGCCGATCGGTCTCGCCGGCCGCGCAGCGCAGACGCCGGAACCGTTCCCGATCCCCACTTCGAGGTGA
- a CDS encoding MaoC family dehydratase N-terminal domain-containing protein encodes MTINPDLQGRSYPAGEVYTVGREKIREFAQAVKATHPSHFDPEAARALGHRDVVAPPTFAIIIAQRADAQLINDPEAGIDFTRVVHADQRFIHHRPIVAGDELVAELHVDQVRAMGGGAMITTRAEISTVEGEKTATTTSSILVRGEEQ; translated from the coding sequence ATGACGATCAATCCCGACCTCCAGGGGCGTAGTTACCCCGCTGGTGAGGTCTACACCGTAGGGCGAGAGAAGATTCGCGAGTTCGCCCAGGCAGTAAAGGCGACGCATCCGTCGCATTTTGACCCTGAAGCCGCACGCGCGCTGGGGCACCGTGACGTCGTGGCGCCGCCCACGTTCGCAATCATCATCGCCCAGCGGGCTGACGCACAGCTGATCAATGACCCCGAGGCCGGCATTGATTTCACCCGGGTGGTCCACGCAGACCAGCGGTTCATCCACCACCGGCCAATCGTCGCCGGTGACGAACTCGTTGCCGAACTCCACGTCGATCAGGTCCGGGCCATGGGCGGCGGAGCGATGATCACCACCCGCGCTGAAATTTCCACCGTCGAGGGCGAGAAAACCGCAACAACCACGTCATCCATCCTGGTGCGCGGGGAGGAGCAGTAA
- a CDS encoding AMP-binding protein, giving the protein MSLTTPILPLKSATRSVGFAAELARFADSPAIITDGGTLSYSQLADRVEAVVDRLGPDRRLVLLAATNDVDSLVAYLAALSAGHPVVLVPGDKPAAVDSIQSAFDPDVIVAAGDGNGTPRIQEIRALTSHELHPDLALLLSTSGSTGSPKLVRLSHQNLESNAAAIAEYLRIGPADRAVTTLPMSYCYGLSVLNSHLLTGASLVLTDLSVVDPCFWELFRRTDASAFAAVPYTFELLERVGFPDMDLPKLRYLTQAGGRLAPDLVRRYADLGNDRGWELFVMYGQTEATARMAYLPPALAAENPSRIGVPVPGGNFRVDPVDGLDDGELVYTGPNVMLGYAETPEDLAAGRTVNELRTGDLARRHPDGLYEVVGRRSRFIKVAGLRIDLGCVEQILAGLGVRAACAGTDDRLVVALEGDHEPGLLRKVLARDLGIPRGALAMYAVEQLPRLSNGKPDYQSVLALAEPAPEPRGPSVTRKEGPRDVRAILAEQLEVATVDDHSTFVSLGGDSLSYVATSVRLERALGTLPADWHVRSVAELEKVAEPEKLGSPIRRRRFFAPVETSIVLRAVAIILIISTHIGLFRWEGTAHVLLAAAGFNFARFQLEGERWHRLRRQLTSIARIVVPSVALIFLGYLITDHYSVANIFLLNALVGPQEVTPEWHFWFVEVLTYLLVGAVTLLAVPPVARLERRSPFGFPLGLAAVGLLTRFNVVDLEVPNTAPALWLFALGWAVARARSTAHRFLITAVALLCIPGFFYGDLPREMTLLTGMLLLVWVPRLPVPTVLQQLTVVLASASLYIYLTHWLVFPHLETLHPSVGVAASLIAGVLYWALVMRVPGLFRRKTPALTRSRRRLLR; this is encoded by the coding sequence GTGTCTCTGACAACGCCGATTCTGCCCCTGAAATCCGCTACCCGGTCCGTAGGATTCGCAGCGGAGCTCGCCCGCTTCGCGGACAGTCCTGCGATCATCACGGATGGCGGAACCCTCAGCTACAGTCAGCTGGCGGACCGGGTGGAAGCCGTGGTGGACCGTCTCGGTCCGGACCGGCGGCTGGTGTTGCTGGCAGCAACCAACGACGTCGACTCCCTCGTCGCGTATTTGGCGGCACTTTCCGCCGGGCATCCGGTGGTCCTCGTGCCGGGAGACAAGCCCGCCGCCGTGGACTCGATTCAAAGCGCGTTCGACCCGGACGTCATCGTCGCGGCGGGCGACGGGAACGGCACGCCGCGCATCCAGGAGATCCGGGCCCTGACCAGCCACGAACTGCATCCCGACCTCGCCCTCCTGCTGAGCACCTCGGGATCAACGGGTTCACCGAAGCTGGTCAGGCTCTCCCACCAGAACCTGGAGTCGAACGCGGCGGCTATCGCAGAGTATCTGCGGATAGGCCCGGCGGACCGTGCGGTCACCACGCTCCCGATGTCCTACTGCTACGGATTATCGGTTCTCAACAGCCACCTGCTGACGGGAGCGTCACTGGTACTCACCGACCTTTCAGTCGTGGACCCCTGCTTCTGGGAGTTGTTCCGCCGAACGGACGCAAGCGCCTTCGCGGCCGTTCCCTACACGTTCGAGCTGCTGGAGCGCGTCGGTTTTCCCGACATGGACCTGCCGAAGCTGCGTTACCTGACTCAAGCGGGCGGTCGACTGGCCCCGGATCTGGTGCGGCGGTACGCGGACCTGGGGAACGACCGGGGCTGGGAACTGTTCGTGATGTACGGCCAGACGGAAGCAACGGCACGGATGGCCTACCTCCCGCCCGCCCTTGCTGCGGAAAACCCGTCCCGAATCGGCGTGCCCGTACCCGGTGGCAATTTCCGGGTCGATCCGGTCGACGGTTTGGACGACGGCGAACTCGTGTACACCGGCCCCAACGTCATGCTGGGGTACGCGGAGACTCCCGAAGACCTCGCTGCAGGCCGAACCGTAAACGAGCTGCGCACCGGGGATCTTGCCCGGCGGCACCCTGACGGTCTGTACGAGGTGGTCGGACGGCGCAGCCGCTTCATCAAGGTCGCGGGATTGCGGATCGACCTCGGGTGCGTGGAGCAGATCCTCGCCGGCCTCGGCGTCCGCGCTGCCTGCGCCGGGACAGATGATCGCCTGGTCGTCGCGCTGGAGGGCGACCACGAGCCCGGCCTGCTCCGGAAGGTGCTGGCGCGGGACCTCGGGATACCGCGCGGGGCACTGGCGATGTACGCCGTGGAGCAGCTTCCACGGCTCAGCAACGGGAAGCCGGACTACCAGTCGGTCCTGGCGCTTGCCGAGCCCGCCCCGGAGCCTCGAGGACCGTCGGTCACCCGGAAGGAGGGTCCACGTGACGTGCGTGCAATTCTGGCCGAGCAGCTGGAGGTAGCCACAGTCGACGATCACAGCACCTTCGTATCACTGGGCGGCGATTCACTGTCCTATGTAGCAACGTCGGTACGCCTGGAGCGGGCCCTCGGCACCCTGCCCGCAGACTGGCATGTGCGGTCCGTCGCTGAGCTAGAAAAGGTTGCAGAGCCTGAAAAGCTTGGTTCACCCATACGGCGGCGGAGATTCTTCGCGCCCGTCGAGACCAGCATCGTGCTGCGGGCCGTCGCCATCATCCTCATCATCAGCACGCACATTGGATTGTTCCGTTGGGAAGGTACGGCCCACGTGCTGCTGGCCGCAGCCGGGTTCAACTTTGCGCGCTTCCAGCTCGAGGGCGAGCGCTGGCACCGGTTGCGGCGCCAGCTGACCAGCATCGCCCGCATAGTGGTGCCGAGCGTGGCGTTGATTTTTCTGGGTTATCTCATCACCGACCATTACAGTGTTGCGAACATCTTCCTGCTGAACGCGCTGGTCGGCCCCCAGGAGGTAACCCCCGAATGGCACTTCTGGTTCGTCGAGGTTCTGACCTACCTCCTCGTCGGCGCTGTTACGCTGCTTGCTGTTCCTCCCGTTGCTCGGCTGGAACGGCGTTCTCCCTTCGGGTTCCCGCTGGGACTCGCCGCCGTCGGTCTGCTGACGCGATTCAATGTTGTTGACCTCGAAGTGCCGAATACTGCCCCGGCGCTCTGGCTGTTCGCCCTCGGATGGGCCGTGGCTCGGGCACGGAGTACCGCGCACCGCTTCCTGATTACAGCGGTTGCGCTGCTGTGCATCCCCGGCTTCTTCTACGGGGACCTGCCCCGCGAAATGACCCTCCTGACAGGAATGCTGCTCCTCGTCTGGGTTCCCAGGCTCCCGGTCCCCACCGTCCTCCAGCAGCTGACAGTGGTGCTGGCGAGTGCTTCGCTGTACATCTACCTCACCCACTGGCTCGTGTTCCCGCACCTTGAAACCCTGCATCCCTCGGTGGGCGTAGCTGCCTCCCTGATTGCCGGAGTACTCTACTGGGCGCTGGTCATGCGGGTGCCGGGGCTGTTCCGTCGAAAGACTCCAGCGCTGACCAGAAGCCGGCGGAGATTGCTTCGGTAG
- the asd gene encoding aspartate-semialdehyde dehydrogenase has translation MTTAAHLSSSVPSVGLVGWRGMVGSVLMQRMQDEGDFRLINPVFFSTSNAGGAAPSFADGAGPLQNAYDVEALAKLPIIVSAQGGGYTSEVYPKLRDAGWDGLWIDAASTLRMEESSIIVLDPVNRNVIDAGLARGVRDFIGGNCTVSCMLMGLGGLFRNGLVEWGTSMTYQAASGGGARHMRELLDQFGSIHGAVAHNLADPASAILDIDRAVLAQQKNPAMDASQFGVPLAGSVIPWIDADLGNGQSKEEWKAGAETNKILGKDIDGSRIPFDGLCVRIGAMRSHSQALTLKLTEDLSVNEIESLIDQDNEWATVVPNTKEATLQGLTPVAASGTLQIPVGRIRKLEMGPEYISAFTVGDQLLWGAAEPLRRALLIATGNL, from the coding sequence ATGACAACCGCTGCGCACCTTTCCTCATCCGTGCCCTCCGTCGGTCTGGTCGGCTGGCGTGGGATGGTCGGTTCGGTCCTCATGCAGCGCATGCAGGATGAGGGCGACTTCCGCCTCATCAATCCGGTCTTTTTCTCCACGTCCAATGCCGGTGGTGCCGCGCCGTCGTTCGCCGATGGCGCCGGTCCGCTGCAGAATGCCTATGACGTGGAGGCCCTGGCAAAGCTGCCCATCATCGTTTCCGCCCAGGGCGGCGGGTACACCTCGGAGGTGTACCCCAAACTGCGCGACGCCGGATGGGACGGCCTGTGGATCGATGCCGCCTCCACGCTGCGCATGGAGGAAAGCTCCATCATCGTGCTGGACCCGGTCAACCGGAACGTCATCGATGCCGGGCTTGCCCGCGGCGTCCGGGATTTCATCGGCGGCAACTGCACGGTCTCCTGCATGCTGATGGGCCTTGGCGGACTGTTCCGGAACGGCCTGGTGGAGTGGGGCACCTCCATGACCTACCAGGCGGCCTCCGGCGGCGGAGCCCGGCACATGCGCGAGCTGCTGGACCAGTTCGGCTCCATCCACGGCGCAGTCGCCCACAACCTGGCGGACCCGGCCTCGGCGATTCTCGATATCGACCGGGCAGTGCTGGCCCAGCAGAAGAATCCAGCCATGGATGCCTCCCAGTTCGGGGTGCCGCTTGCCGGATCGGTGATCCCGTGGATCGACGCGGACCTCGGCAACGGGCAGTCCAAGGAAGAGTGGAAAGCCGGCGCGGAAACCAACAAGATCCTGGGTAAGGACATTGACGGATCTCGGATCCCATTCGACGGACTGTGCGTGCGGATCGGCGCCATGCGCTCCCACTCACAGGCGCTCACGCTCAAGCTCACCGAAGACCTCTCCGTGAACGAGATTGAATCACTGATCGACCAGGACAACGAGTGGGCAACCGTGGTTCCCAACACCAAGGAAGCCACCCTGCAGGGCCTTACCCCGGTAGCGGCCAGCGGAACGCTGCAGATTCCCGTTGGACGAATCCGCAAGCTCGAGATGGGGCCGGAGTACATCAGTGCGTTCACCGTGGGAGACCAGCTCCTGTGGGGTGCTGCCGAGCCGCTTCGCCGCGCGCTCCTGATCGCGACCGGCAACCTTTAG
- a CDS encoding UDP-N-acetylmuramate dehydrogenase has product MTSLARFTTSAVGGPARKLVVARTEAELIDAVRSADEAGEPLLLVGGGSNLLVADAGFAGTVVKIASTGFTVNDDDATCGGVMVTAQAGQPWDELVEYTVSHAYSGLEALSGIPGSTGAVPVQNVGAYGAEVSHTIAMVRTYDRETRSIKSLANFDLKFGYRDSLLKRTTDAGSPRYVVLTVQFQLGLGRMSAPVRYAELARELGIDTGGRTYANDVRGAVLKLRAAKGMVLDPADRDTYSTGSFFTNPVVDEAAAETLPANAPRYPMPGGAVKLSAAWLIEQAGFGKGFGLAGDAGHRAAGGRASLSTKHTLAVTNRGEASAEDLLSIARLVADGVEDRFGIRLHPEPLLIGCSLN; this is encoded by the coding sequence GTGACATCCCTCGCCCGGTTCACCACGTCGGCCGTCGGGGGCCCCGCCCGCAAACTCGTGGTGGCACGCACCGAAGCGGAACTCATCGATGCCGTCCGCTCCGCCGATGAAGCGGGGGAGCCGCTCCTGCTCGTTGGCGGCGGCTCGAACCTGCTGGTGGCGGATGCCGGTTTCGCCGGCACAGTGGTCAAAATCGCTTCGACCGGCTTCACCGTGAACGACGACGACGCAACCTGCGGAGGCGTGATGGTCACCGCCCAGGCCGGGCAGCCCTGGGATGAGCTCGTCGAGTACACGGTGAGCCACGCCTACTCCGGGCTGGAGGCGCTCTCCGGCATCCCGGGGTCCACCGGGGCGGTACCGGTGCAGAACGTCGGCGCATACGGTGCAGAGGTGTCCCACACCATCGCCATGGTTCGCACGTATGACCGCGAAACCCGGTCCATCAAGTCCCTCGCCAACTTCGATCTCAAGTTCGGGTATCGGGACTCCCTTCTCAAGCGCACCACCGACGCCGGCTCTCCCCGCTATGTGGTGCTCACGGTCCAGTTCCAGCTGGGACTCGGCCGCATGAGCGCACCGGTGCGGTACGCCGAGCTGGCCCGGGAACTCGGCATTGACACCGGCGGACGAACCTACGCCAACGATGTGCGAGGCGCCGTGCTCAAACTGCGCGCAGCCAAGGGCATGGTCCTGGACCCGGCTGACCGCGATACCTACAGCACCGGATCCTTCTTCACGAACCCCGTGGTGGACGAGGCCGCGGCGGAGACCCTACCGGCAAATGCGCCCCGGTACCCGATGCCCGGCGGCGCCGTGAAGCTCAGTGCGGCCTGGCTCATCGAGCAGGCGGGCTTCGGCAAGGGCTTCGGCCTCGCGGGGGATGCCGGCCATCGTGCGGCAGGCGGCAGGGCCTCGCTGTCGACCAAGCACACCCTCGCCGTCACCAACCGCGGCGAGGCATCAGCGGAGGACCTGCTGAGTATCGCCCGGCTGGTTGCCGACGGTGTGGAGGATCGCTTCGGCATCCGCCTGCACCCAGAACCCCTGCTGATCGGCTGTTCTCTGAACTAG
- a CDS encoding ABC transporter permease — MSESAVLVDAAVAGQRRRRLTGNGRPLWSAAVVLAAALVATPVIAVMVDGLGSLNSGSIPQDIGSMVLVTVLLLAGVGAGTLLIGGGLAWLVTAYDFPLRKLLSWALVLPLAMPAYILGFVFLSTFDVGGPVQAALRAVLGPGAWLPDVRTLTGAVVVLSLTLYPYVYLLARSALVEQSATTYDAARTLGAGRARTLWRVVIPLARPSLAAALALVMMETLTDFATVQYFNVQTVSVGVYLVWKGTFDFNAATQLSVLVLLFAVAVLAGERLLRGRSRFHQKPGRGEGLQPRKLTGWTGWAAALACLGVLGLGFILPVVQLIGWAAGEALASPEPLVDPRFVEYLVNSVTVALLVALVCAGLALITGHAQRLGGGPVVATAAQVTTFGYAVPGAVIGIGVLIAFARADEWLESAGVPGGTDLLVTGSVAGILVAYVVRFLAPAYQAVDASFAKISPALTSSALSLGATPRRLLARVHLPLARRGVAVALALVAIDAVKELPIVLLLRPFGFTTVSVWVYELARENFWEKAALPALGIIAVAVIPVFFLFRRSAGQQVGSVTHGR, encoded by the coding sequence GTGAGCGAATCGGCTGTCCTGGTTGACGCAGCCGTTGCCGGTCAACGCCGGCGCCGCCTGACCGGGAACGGCCGTCCGCTGTGGTCCGCGGCTGTGGTGCTTGCTGCAGCACTGGTGGCGACTCCGGTCATCGCTGTGATGGTGGACGGACTGGGGAGCCTGAACTCCGGCAGCATTCCGCAGGACATCGGCTCGATGGTCCTGGTCACGGTGCTCCTGCTGGCGGGAGTTGGTGCGGGAACGCTGCTGATCGGCGGCGGCCTCGCGTGGCTGGTGACGGCCTATGATTTTCCCCTGCGGAAACTGCTCTCCTGGGCGCTTGTCCTTCCGCTGGCCATGCCCGCCTACATCCTGGGTTTCGTGTTCCTCTCCACCTTCGACGTCGGCGGACCGGTGCAGGCCGCGTTGCGGGCAGTGCTCGGTCCCGGCGCCTGGCTGCCTGACGTGCGCACGCTGACGGGCGCCGTCGTCGTTCTGTCCCTGACGCTCTACCCGTACGTCTATCTTCTGGCGCGGTCGGCGCTCGTTGAGCAGAGCGCAACAACGTACGACGCCGCGCGCACCCTCGGTGCCGGCCGTGCCCGCACGCTGTGGCGGGTGGTGATCCCCCTGGCGAGGCCCTCGCTTGCGGCGGCATTGGCGCTGGTCATGATGGAAACCCTGACGGACTTTGCAACGGTCCAGTACTTCAACGTCCAGACCGTTTCCGTGGGCGTTTACCTTGTCTGGAAAGGCACCTTCGACTTCAACGCGGCAACGCAGCTTTCCGTGCTGGTGCTCTTGTTTGCGGTTGCCGTGCTGGCCGGCGAGCGGCTCCTTCGCGGACGGTCGCGATTTCACCAGAAGCCCGGGCGGGGCGAGGGCCTGCAGCCTCGGAAGCTCACCGGCTGGACCGGATGGGCTGCAGCCCTGGCCTGCCTCGGCGTGCTCGGGCTGGGGTTCATCCTCCCCGTCGTGCAGCTCATCGGCTGGGCTGCGGGTGAGGCGCTTGCTTCGCCGGAACCGCTGGTGGACCCGCGCTTCGTCGAGTATCTCGTGAACAGTGTGACCGTTGCGCTGCTGGTTGCACTGGTGTGCGCGGGACTCGCGCTCATCACAGGGCACGCGCAGCGTTTGGGTGGAGGTCCGGTTGTGGCGACGGCCGCGCAGGTCACCACCTTCGGCTATGCCGTGCCGGGCGCGGTGATCGGCATCGGTGTGCTCATCGCTTTCGCCCGCGCGGATGAATGGCTGGAGTCCGCGGGCGTTCCGGGCGGCACCGACCTGCTCGTTACCGGGTCTGTGGCCGGGATCCTCGTTGCCTACGTGGTGCGCTTTCTTGCCCCTGCCTATCAGGCGGTCGACGCGAGCTTCGCCAAGATATCGCCGGCACTCACCTCCTCCGCGCTCAGCCTCGGAGCGACTCCACGCCGGCTCCTGGCACGTGTGCATCTGCCGTTGGCCCGCCGCGGCGTGGCTGTCGCTCTGGCGCTGGTGGCGATCGATGCCGTGAAGGAGCTGCCGATCGTGCTTCTGCTGCGACCCTTCGGATTCACCACTGTCTCTGTCTGGGTCTACGAGTTGGCCCGGGAGAATTTTTGGGAGAAGGCCGCGTTGCCGGCACTGGGCATCATCGCGGTGGCCGTCATCCCGGTGTTCTTCCTGTTCCGGCGGTCGGCGGGCCAACAGGTAGGGAGCGTGACCCATGGGCGGTGA
- a CDS encoding dihydrofolate reductase translates to MNEPLSAAALVGTPVVGMIWAQTVDGVIGRDGTMPWHLPEDLAHFKRTTQGHPVIMGRRTWESFPEKYRPLPGRTNIVVSRQEPDPARYRGAAVVGSLEEAFSEAQRSEGADEIWIIGGGQIYAEAAQLANAAFVTVIDSAEEGDTYAPALASSWNLTGVEPSEGWNTSHNGTRFRISLWTRTDSHGQPSPSRENTGTG, encoded by the coding sequence ATGAACGAGCCATTGAGCGCCGCTGCTCTGGTCGGCACCCCGGTTGTCGGGATGATTTGGGCCCAGACCGTGGACGGCGTCATCGGCCGGGACGGCACCATGCCCTGGCACCTGCCGGAAGACCTCGCCCACTTCAAGCGCACCACCCAGGGGCACCCGGTCATCATGGGCAGGCGAACCTGGGAGTCCTTCCCGGAGAAGTACCGTCCATTGCCCGGCCGCACCAACATCGTGGTGAGCAGGCAGGAACCGGACCCGGCGCGCTACCGGGGTGCCGCCGTCGTCGGCTCGCTTGAAGAGGCATTCAGCGAGGCACAGCGGAGTGAGGGCGCTGACGAGATCTGGATCATCGGCGGCGGTCAGATCTATGCAGAGGCGGCCCAGCTCGCTAACGCCGCTTTTGTCACGGTGATCGACTCGGCAGAGGAGGGTGACACCTACGCCCCTGCACTAGCGAGCTCATGGAATCTCACCGGAGTTGAGCCGTCCGAGGGTTGGAACACGTCCCACAACGGCACGCGGTTCCGGATCAGTCTGTGGACCCGGACGGACAGTCATGGGCAGCCCTCCCCATCGCGTGAGAACACCGGCACTGGGTAG